gcTTCACACATATGGgttgaaaaatatacatatatatcgtCCATAACTAAACTGCAGTTTGgataaaaatgcaaaaacaaTTCCTGAATACAACATAATAAAAAGACTGGTTTTATTGCAATACGATCCAATTAAAATAACTCACCGCGCACACCTCTCAGTTCATCTGGGTTAATGTACTCTGGTAATTACAGTGCATGCAAACATCCTCTAGTAAATCATTGCATATGTTGAgctaaaagggaaaataaaacaataaactACAATCAACATCATGAAACAGATCTGAAGGTAAGTGGGTTACAGTCGcatattaatgtaaaaaaaactattataaAAATCTTAACTTCAACCAGCAGACCAGTAACAGCTTAACTTATGTTCGTGCATGCCAACAAATCAATATTATATATTCCCTGTGGTAAATCTGCATTTCTAAAATCATAGGACTTCAGAGGCATAAAATATGTCAGTTTTCATATTAAAATTCATATAAAGTAATCCAGTAGGCATCAATAATATTATTTAGTaagaataaaatacatgatCATACAAAGTTTACAAGTATACAGTAGTATAATAACAATACTAATGAACTCACTTGTACTTTGACTCAAACTGACACGGGGGATGACAACCTTCTTCTTCTAAAGCTCAATCTCTTCTGCCCTCTTCCCGCCAAATTTGTGCTCTAGCTGTCTTGAAAAGAAAGCCTCCTATACCTATACGGCGTACATTATTGCTACCCCCAACTGACTCTTGATTGGTCAAGAGATCAACCCAGCCAAGTATATCCAGGGATGCTTCAATGCATACCTGAATACACTTTGAACATTGTTCACCAAACTACAGCAAATTTAAATAGCCTGATGCAATCCAATAGGGTAGCCAATTTCACATTACAACaactaaaatatttcataaaggaAGTACTTTTTGCCCCAGAAGTCAActctacgtgtttagagtacgatttgcgcgagttgggctgggctgtactaaacccaatgatgtaggtgaaggtaaaaccgacgaccgacgtctGTGACATAAcattaaaatatcgctgtacttgtttaggggttcaattcagggaatacatgccaatagtatcgttttgtttccaatacgtGTTAAGGGTAGGGCTTCACAGTCCAATACTCaatgttaaggggtgcattttcagaatatggaaaatacatgtttagggtgctttttgagatctcatggtcgtgcatggtatccactcgtgaatggaagtgcccccccgtACCACTATAAGGACAATTAATCAGTGTTGTGATGCCTTGATGCTAGACCTCGTCCTtaaggccttggccttgagggaCCTttaggattttgagccttgtaATTTCAAgtcattttcaaggcttttaaACAATTTATACTTTCTATAGTCTTTTTATGTATTAAACTGAAGTggtttgattattttgtatgttaAATGACAATGATGGCGAATATTACCATaatactagtactagtagtgaCGCCTaccttattatcatcataattgtcatcattataattgataataattttgattatgataatgaaatatcaaagtCACCGTAactataataatattataatgattTTGCACAATGATGATAGCAGTTATAATGATATGAATTATATTGACAATGGTTGTCatatattgatacatgtaatactAAATAATGATATCAAGGATTATAATCTACAGTGTTTTAGCGATGCATTTTTAATGTGTATTTTTGTCTGCATCACTTGCCTATTGAACAAAGGAATGATATTCTCCGCATACCATATAGGCTACTATACAAAACACTTGAAATATCTCTGATATTCCATTCTAAAcaatattattcaattattttgtacTATTAGGATAATACAGTAGATATTGATTACAAATGCAGgtcaatttaatttttcttttttttacccaacaagaatgtttttaCTCTGAATAATGTTCTGAGAAAATGTTAAACTTGATCACACTTTCGCGTTTTTTATGTAAGAGCCTTGTGTCAATGCCAtgccaccccccaaaaaaagggggctGAACATTGTGTattgatcaaaatttcaaaaaaaaaattaaaaaaaaacatttaaggGAGTGAAGAGAGCGAGCAAAAAATGACACTCTTAGCTTATTAGATTGAGACAAATATATTTAGAAATTGATAATTCGCTTCtcttcatttcctttcttttctaaaACTCATCTTGGTGCTTGAACTTTTGGGGGTGGGCACAACCgtgtagccaggatttcattttgaagggggcggtaaatgcacgcaaagCGTACCAACAGTTACAGAGTGCACGGAGCGCGCTCCCTAtatagggggtgggtgcagggagggggagtttccccctccggcgcgaagcttttggtgtttcataaattaaaatgaaaaggagccatctctcttgtctctagtacctatatcagctccaattcagttgacaGTTGTGtgattttgaacttttttcatgaaccttgttttcaaaagtgattgtgagcgAACGCATtaaaaaggaatacaatggaggaaattaaaataataataactccgcgcgaagctaAAGCGTGttttatttttggggggggccatgaaaagggtcccgataaaagggtattctcaaagatatattgaatacttcccttggaaagatcagatttgattacaaacaatttagcgacagtgcatacctcgcaaaacagaggagaagaagtgtaTATGCCGGGAGGGAGATATTCCTCCCctcgcagagcaatgaaactctgaaatttcaaagggcggacgtttcaccAAATGCAGATTTCTCTAATACCCCATccgctctaattcaattgattttctaagattattgaacttcaaggaaaatagtgcgcaaaaaattgaaacttctgtgatttattgaatttataaaaaaaaggatgcctaaattctttgacttatcctgaagcgcttcattttgaattataaggaaacttaagtgtcattcaaaatttcaaactgagggcgcaaaacaggacaggagatgaatgtgcagggaaatgacatgaagtttaatagaatttgataataaatattgtgcttttttatttaatacgacacgaattttatacctccctctttttaaattaggaacctgtttgccccaaaattatggttgtttagtaatgagctggaAAGCGGgaaaagttgactttatggaggtgacggcagaaattgatataaagattttacccgcccggatCCGACCGGTCCAGAAGTTGagcgatcaattaaaaaaaagaagaaaacttcatatacttcggcctaaccttaatctaattccatgccctaatgtatacatttgaactttaactggcaagaaacacatatagctgaggtggaaaaacagggttagagaaagggtgggggaaacaatggagaacttcaatatcatcatttaacagcgcggaagcaaaattcatatttaaatttagagcaagattgaaggagtttctcttctgagaaaaaaaaagaatgaaaagaaaacaaaaaacacaaagctacctttcttccccaGAGCTCCCACTTTTACATATTGATAGGTGAGATTgtgagaaaaaagggggaatgtGGCAAAATGATGACCTAATATCAGTTTTATATAAAGAAAGTGATTGGGtaaatttgtgatttcttttcataaTCGGTTTTCCCAGGCAAGGTGCTGATGCATTCTTTAAGGAAGTAATCGGTGGCATTATCGGCGTCGGAGCAGCAACAGTCGCTCTACCCGCCGCTTTAGGAGCGGTTGGATTTACCGCAGCGGGTATTACAGCCGGCTCCTGTGCCGCAAGTATGATGTCAGCATCAGCGATAGCATCGGGCGGAGGGGTTGCTGCAGGAAGCACGGTAGCGGTGCTGCAGTCAGTTGGAGCCGCTGGACTGTCATCGGGGGGTTTAGCCGCAGCAGGCATTGCCGGTGCCGCTGTTGGCAGGCACTAtgaacataggcggcggaagagGGGGGGACGTTtctccccctaaatttgaggtagtggggacgatcccccctaaaatttttggttgataacctctttttttcttttttttgcttgtcaaaaatttttggtggtcccccctaaaatttttggcttccgccgccaatgactaTGAATGTAATGATTATGTCATTATTCTATTCACATACACAAGTGTATCAGTTAAGACATTGAGTTGTTAaaattacataagaaaattaGTTAGAATATCTTGCCTGTCTGATTTTAATGCGCCTTCAAAACCtctttttaacaaaaacttaatttccaATATATCTCAATTGAATCAATATTGTATCGCTTTCAGgcatatacaaaataaagtgCCATAAAAGTTGCATCTATgatcaaattgaaaatattaatgtaCAGTCATAATGGAAAtcctgaaaattattttgtagaagaatgtaaaaatacagcatcttccttttcttttaaagtCAAAAGACCTTGCATTAATGATTATCTTCCACGTAACATGAAACAAATTTCAGacttaaattttctttaaatctaaGAATAAAAATTTTCTCTCAACGTTTTAATTCAATCAATCCCATCATATTTccttattattatgataatagttcattttatcattaagtcttgaatttgaattttatattcTACCATACATAGGGACTGCCTCGTCAGAACCTTTGCTTTGTTATTTGCACTTTTCCCACTTCATAATCATTTtatgcatatatacatataatctttgattttttcaatCTTACTGGCATCTTACTATATATCGTTGTTTCTTTTTCCTTTactttttgtgtttttggcaTCGTTTATATGATTAATGTATTTTAATGGACTTGaatgaatcaataaataaaatgaggTGAGAAACGTTCTcgacggttacacttcgtaattccgaaggttctttattccgaaggttcgtaattccgtaacacgtaaattgcctatacctcgatgttcgttaatccgaaaacgaaaaagggttcgttaatccgaacatttgtggcgtaattccgacgattcgttgttccgaaggttcgttaatctgaaaacgaaaaaaggttcgttattccgaaggttcgttgatccgaaaacgaaataaggttcgtttttccgaaagttcgttaatccgaaaacgaaataaggttcgttaatccgaaaacaaaataaggttcgttaattcgaaaacaaaataaggttcgttaatccgaaaaatgaaaaccgggaaagcagaggcagaggcaaggggagggggcgggggacactgttgccgttcaattatcatatgaggatgggaaggcaagggcggccgaacgaatttacgttgggggtaaagccaaaaaatgaaactcatacgtaaaaatgggcattttggggatattttcaccttaagattatcatctgcttgaagtcattgtgtgtttgatagtgattaagtagagaaaagcttttttgaagtgacttcttattatggcaaaatgtatatttaggctttatttttcgggagagagtataatgagcgagcggcttggtaaaacaaattcaaaggtgaagttgtataacgttttttgtggtcaattattcttaaaatggaattattgcgaggtgttgcgagcgtgaatcaaaagctaaaactttaggttatttcaataaaaaatgaaaattagtttttaaaaatccgagcagatttctgctgtcattaaaaagatgtgcatctaactaaagaattaacacgagcgcaaaacgcgagcttaaacatattgaccagaaaaggaacctgttaaaagaaagcatttagtgacctctttaggatgcatatttcaccaatcaaatgagagtgcgaagcgcaagctgaaatttttcaatattccagcctaaaaacttaacttaacttgtatactttaaaaagagtattttatttcgaaaaaaaacatgaaaaacggcatatttattttttaaaaaaggaactttcccattttggaaaatattaattcccctgtttttttatttcatttttgttacccccttcctccctcccggcggatccaactttcgtcaaatagaggggggggggcaattttttagccatattttccttgatcggcagtttaaagttgattttttttttgtttctttgaaagtttagtcctaacagtcaataataattagctttatccttataaaataaagtaaatatgtaataacatgataaaccctttttaaataatgcgagcgcgatctatatatttttgttaatatgatgggcaattatgcttgtgatcttcaaagcgagatgcctatgtaactaaacttagataataactgctagcaagaagcgcgaacagaatttttaaatatataagctctgacctgatctaaaggggacattttaagaacgttttgcagttagccatgaagacgacgcgtgttttaaccaatggcggcggaacgtattttttttggggggggggcaaagcaaaaaaaggggccaataggggcaatttggtgcaaacggatatttttaccataagattatcatctgtgtaaagaggttgtgtgttttgtagtaactaaattgagcacaattttttaagtgatcactaaagttatatatttacttttcatttctgcgagcgtagagagcaagcggtttgggggaaaaaatcaaatctgaagatgtaaaattcacctttttggtcaattactgttaaaagggcatccttgtgagatgttgcgagcgaatcacgtgctcaaacttttggaaatttcatgtgggcctagaatgatgatattgatatagataggaagccacttcagttctgaaaactattctcccagctattatttttttacaagaatgcttagaacacgtagaatgtccagttttcaggttggaaaatcggaaaaatttggctcacgtttctcgctcgcatcaagtattgtttattgaggaactcattcttttcctggttacaaaaaagaagtatgaaatgtccagttttcaggttggaatatcacaaattttaagcttgcggttcgcgctctcattatttagttcgtgagatatatattctattcatgagtcactaaatgcagtccttaaaacatTACTTTCtgagcctgttgcataaaactttttcctgagaaaactctggtaaaaactgaaaaccaaggttagtctgatttccgccattgactttagcacagggcagaaactcctgtaaaaacaacctgagttttctcaggtaaaaagtttcatgcaacgggccccaggtcagtatataaacaaattacagctcgccctcgcattaattctttagaaagatacacatctttctcacgattacaaaaaatgttccgaatgctcacttcacgtcttgttacatgaaatgtctactagtttcagcttgcgattcgcgctttcaacatctcacagggatcattattagtattattttttattaccagcagaagctgttattaaaagtgacatcccctccaatacaaatcatattatctagaggttgctcgcacgcttccaacacacttgatcccctgcatctttaattgaACCATTTGCTtaaggcagcaattgctcagataaaatcgaaattagcctatgcttgatcagggcgccattcttaatgaaatacatgctttggccccaacacacgcatgtatcatcgatcgttattactatcattgcataatatcttgtaatcttgtaatgacaacatcgtttttgttaccaaaatgaattattttcattttcggaaatacgaaccttatttcattttcggattaacgaaccttatttcgttttcggattaacgaaccttcggaattacgaaccttattttgttttcggattaacgaaccttcggaattacgaaccttatttcgttttcggattaacgaaccttcggaattacgaaccttatttcgttttcggattgacgaaccttcggaattacgaaccttcggaattacgaaccctcggaaatacgaaccttcggaataaccgaaccttcggaattacgaatgtatgcggttctCGACATTAGACCCTATAGCTAAAGCGTTCGGAGTActgtaataaattcaaatattgtttCCGATAATTAATACTTACTAATCAAGGGTGGCAGAGAAAAGTTGAAGGGGGAGGAGGCACAGGGAAAAGGAgaccttttctttaaaaaaatggcacTATCTTAAAACATAGACTTATCTGCAGTGACGTAAAAACCCGAACAAATTAAGGGGTCTAGATACGTCGTATCATGTTAAAGCGAGCGCacaattttgttatctttataacaaatatccaattttgtgatagaagttttttagtgcttcaaaaagtgggggCCTCCGGGATCGCAGCCCCTGCTACTAATAATTTTATTCAACTTAAGAATACACAACCTTTTAACATTTTGAAGCGTTATGATTACAAAATCAGCTCATGTTAACATGGTCAAACCACCATTCCAATTCGTTCTTTCTCATAATGATTTATTGCATAGGCTTCTTTCTTCAATTCCATTCCAGATAATCGATAATAAATGATTCATGTacaaagattacaaaaaaatggctCACAATTAACTTCAAAGGTTTTTCGAGAATGTTGAtctttattctttcatatcCCCCTTGGATTCAATACACTGACCAAGTTTAAAGCAGATATTACCGTTCAATTCAATGACGTAAACAGTgcaaaaaagtaataataataattgagtttcttctctgtttctttttaattaaagTTTCATTTACTCCatatctttatcaaatatcccAAGTATAATTTACTTATCAGATCGGGTTCTTTAATATAATTTCCTGTTATCTGTCATATCCGAATAAACGAATAGGCTATGATCTCTAGTTTAGTCATGGGTTTAATTATTAGTAATCTACTTTGAATATTGAAAGTCATGGTAAATGGGTTGAATGTGTTTGATACAGTCATGTTTGGTAAATTTGCCTCGTAAttacgagagagagagagaaagggaagggGATCAGTGAGAGAGGAatgatatatagagagagaggaagaaagaaatgagggagaggaagaaaaaaacatggagGTAGAACCTCCATGACGTTTATTCCCTGCATATCACCTTGGCTgtacttgcccccccccccctcatccccTAGTCTGCTGGCACAGACCCTTGGCTTTCACAATTTGCACAATgtagagtctgaagtagtgagactagagtCACTATATACTGTGGCTTGCTCTGATTTGACGCTGACAAAAAGTTTGGCGTCTGGTCTTCACTCCAGACTTTGTATTTTTGCGTTATAAAAGGTCATTTTTTGTACAGCTCCTCTCGCTCGCAGCTTTTTAGAAATATTGTCCCCTCAAAAATTTGTTGCTCATTAATGCTTTatgggtgccccccccccctgctgaGGCATAGGATTTCCGATACTGGTAAGCGAAATGAAATTTGTACCCCTTCTTATGTTTACAACAactgattttccaaactttagttccacctccccaagatgtacACCCCCaaaccactttagttccaccttcCCATCCACAAACCAGCCTATTGTTTATATCATcaacactagcgtacctaaggggggagggcagactgccccccccccctgacgagtcacaagaCGTCCCCCCCTAAGAAgccaaattaataataaaaacagacgTATACCCCCTCTTTTGAACCTGAAGACTGAAGAGGTGAGACAAAAGAAGTCAAATGTGTTTTCCAGATTTGAGGCCTGAAATATAGACTATAAACTACCTTTATCTGGGCCTGTTAGGATATTGCGAAATTCTATAGAATTTCGCAATTtctttatataatatttcacaaCTTAGTGTTTCCAGATTACCAAAGTCATTGACTCGTGTTTCTCAACTCGGTGCAACAGGATTTTTGTCATTGTTGAAAGCTCAAACGttttttacttgtttcttttgaaaataaaattattaaggTAAGCGATCaaccattcttttcttttgtcatttaCCAATTTTGTTGTTAATGGGATTTAATATAAATAATTGGTATTTAAATGTGATTGTATTCATGCGTACCTCAACCACGAGGGGACCACTTACATTgtcgagtggataccatgcatgcgcgaccaaaaaaaaaacacgtaaaaatgtcttttttaggatagggcacgttacgtacatgtacgtcacgtaataagggtatcaaaaaactgaaataatgaaagaagggtatctatttcgctagaaaAGCCATACATGTtcagggtcaaatttgcgagggcataaaaaattaagactttaatgttttataaacatgataaaggatgtactttttgccaaACAGTCAACACTACtaactacgtgtttagagtacgatttacGCGAGGTGTGGGGCCGTACGAAACCCAAGATGTAGATAAAGGtaatggaaaatacttgtttagggtgcttttcgtaaccccatggtcgcgcatggtatccactcgtcaatg
This DNA window, taken from Lytechinus variegatus isolate NC3 chromosome 19, Lvar_3.0, whole genome shotgun sequence, encodes the following:
- the LOC121406022 gene encoding interferon alpha-inducible protein 27-like protein 2A; this translates as MEIIKKTKFLTMVCLILLVTGQGADAFFKEVIGGIIGVGAATVALPAALGAVGFTAAGITAGSCAASMMSASAIASGGGVAAGSTVAVLQSVGAAGLSSGGLAAAGIAGAAVGRHYEHRRRKRGGRFSP